A portion of the Candidatus Eremiobacteraceae bacterium genome contains these proteins:
- a CDS encoding GAF domain-containing protein encodes MARLLAGERERSDLIREFCSMIARARRYAVVLVGCGEPDGRVSLVGSAGDAEAYLTGIEMRWDDRREGGGPVGRAIRRGETSVTKIGEASFAPWRDRARRFGIRCVVALPIITARDVRYALAVFSTDARQVWGHDLTILKQLAADVAVAL; translated from the coding sequence TTGGCCCGGCTATTGGCCGGCGAGCGCGAACGTTCCGATCTGATCCGCGAATTCTGCTCGATGATCGCGCGCGCGCGAAGGTACGCGGTCGTGTTGGTCGGCTGCGGCGAGCCGGACGGACGAGTTTCCCTGGTCGGCTCCGCGGGCGACGCAGAGGCCTATCTCACCGGCATCGAAATGCGTTGGGATGACCGGCGAGAAGGTGGCGGCCCGGTCGGCAGGGCGATCCGGCGCGGAGAGACGAGCGTCACCAAAATCGGAGAAGCCTCATTTGCGCCGTGGCGCGATCGCGCGCGGCGGTTCGGCATCCGGTGCGTCGTCGCACTGCCGATCATCACAGCGCGCGACGTCAGGTACGCGCTCGCGGTGTTCTCCACAGATGCCCGCCAAGTATGGGGCCACGATCTCACGATCTTAAAGCAACTCGCCGCCGATGTCGCCGTCGCACTTTAG
- a CDS encoding MFS transporter, protein MPKRSAGIASGVLARTFAALRHRNYRLYFIGMVISLTGGWMQIVAAGWLVLRVTSSPFLLGVITAMETLPALFFSLLAGALADRIDKRRFAMITQTLLAFQALSLGLLVWTHAASFWPIFWLALFAGVVSSFDVPVRQSLLFDLVGPEDIINATALNSVIFNVARIVGPTIAALIIVRSGEAINFFSNALSYVFVVWALWAIRIGPGAAAARAARRSEPLRRQIVQGVSYALAHPLLARMFAGLLVFSIFGYNYILLMPVFAKYVLHGGAHALGILMTCLGIGALLGSLTMAGRSRTSLRSLIVTGLLFPISLIVFSATHSLVSSSIAVGALGLCMVQFAVRFASLLQIESSTEVRGRVLGLYNTVLVGLAPLGALQAGAIAQAYGAGIALAIGAVVCTAAVIAAVAWPHDQPIRLTSPAGERLLVEKTTADVS, encoded by the coding sequence TTGCCTAAGCGGTCGGCCGGAATAGCCTCGGGTGTGCTCGCGCGGACGTTCGCCGCCCTTCGCCACCGGAATTACCGGCTGTATTTCATCGGCATGGTGATCTCTTTGACGGGCGGCTGGATGCAGATCGTCGCTGCCGGGTGGCTCGTCCTGCGCGTGACGTCGTCGCCGTTTCTTCTCGGCGTCATCACTGCCATGGAGACGCTGCCTGCGCTCTTCTTCTCGCTGCTGGCGGGCGCGCTCGCCGACCGGATCGACAAGCGGCGCTTCGCGATGATCACGCAGACCTTGCTCGCGTTCCAAGCGCTAAGTCTTGGATTGCTCGTATGGACGCATGCTGCATCGTTTTGGCCGATCTTTTGGCTCGCGCTCTTCGCGGGCGTCGTGAGCTCGTTCGACGTCCCCGTGCGTCAGTCGCTGCTCTTCGACCTTGTCGGACCCGAAGACATCATCAACGCGACCGCGCTGAACTCCGTCATATTCAACGTTGCAAGGATCGTCGGCCCGACGATCGCGGCGCTGATCATCGTGCGCAGCGGCGAAGCGATCAACTTCTTTTCAAACGCGCTCTCCTACGTCTTCGTGGTCTGGGCGTTGTGGGCGATCCGCATCGGCCCGGGCGCCGCTGCCGCCCGGGCCGCGCGCAGGTCGGAGCCGCTCCGCCGCCAGATCGTTCAGGGCGTCAGCTATGCGCTTGCCCACCCGCTGCTCGCGCGTATGTTCGCAGGCCTTCTCGTGTTCAGCATCTTCGGCTACAACTATATCCTACTGATGCCGGTATTCGCGAAATACGTGCTGCACGGCGGCGCGCACGCCCTCGGCATTCTCATGACATGCCTCGGCATCGGCGCGCTCCTCGGGTCGCTCACGATGGCAGGACGGTCCCGCACGAGCCTGCGCTCGCTCATCGTCACGGGCTTGCTGTTTCCGATTTCGCTTATCGTGTTCTCCGCCACGCATTCGCTCGTCAGCTCCTCGATCGCCGTTGGCGCGCTCGGACTGTGCATGGTTCAATTCGCGGTGCGCTTCGCTTCGCTATTGCAGATAGAGTCGAGCACCGAAGTCCGCGGGCGCGTTCTCGGACTATACAACACCGTGCTCGTCGGGCTTGCTCCGCTGGGGGCGCTGCAGGCCGGCGCGATCGCGCAAGCCTATGGAGCCGGCATCGCGCTTGCGATTGGCGCCGTCGTGTGCACTGCGGCAGTCATCGCAGCGGTCGCATGGCCGCACGACCAGCCGATACGTCTCACTTCCCCGGCAGGCGAGCGGCTGCTCGTAGAAAAGACCACTGCCGATGTGTCGTAA
- a CDS encoding GNAT family N-acetyltransferase encodes MRRRATSDAQVRANNSESQQDAMIVNMLVELSSSFTTETEAALLSAAGLSLEHRQGAADRDIEWIREVFGGVWHSESASGWNWFARRSDGRPGGFCAYGQRGHRWWWIEHWLDQPGVGIFGPMGVDPALRGKQIGRILARRALESMRVQGLTRAVIAAVGPVEFYEHCCGATVVERLKRPI; translated from the coding sequence ATGCGTCGCCGCGCGACCTCGGACGCACAGGTCCGCGCCAATAATTCTGAATCACAACAAGACGCGATGATCGTGAACATGCTGGTTGAACTCAGCTCTTCGTTTACGACCGAGACCGAAGCTGCTCTGCTTAGCGCTGCCGGGCTTTCGCTCGAACACCGGCAAGGCGCAGCGGATCGAGACATCGAGTGGATCCGAGAAGTCTTCGGTGGTGTATGGCATAGCGAATCCGCGTCGGGTTGGAACTGGTTCGCGCGCAGGTCCGATGGCCGGCCTGGGGGCTTTTGCGCGTACGGTCAACGCGGCCATCGATGGTGGTGGATCGAGCACTGGCTCGACCAGCCCGGCGTCGGGATTTTTGGGCCGATGGGTGTCGATCCGGCGTTGCGAGGCAAACAGATCGGCAGAATACTCGCGCGCCGCGCGCTTGAGTCGATGAGGGTCCAGGGCCTGACGAGGGCCGTCATCGCGGCCGTCGGGCCCGTCGAGTTCTACGAGCATTGCTGCGGCGCGACGGTCGTAGAACGTCTGAAACGCCCTATCTAA